A single genomic interval of Helianthus annuus cultivar XRQ/B chromosome 6, HanXRQr2.0-SUNRISE, whole genome shotgun sequence harbors:
- the LOC110938404 gene encoding uncharacterized protein LOC110938404, giving the protein MRKFDPWPVFFKREFNRNWPFLVGFAITGTIISKFLPSDSSSEFLLGQWVGMCASW; this is encoded by the coding sequence ATGAGGAAGTTCGATCCATGGCCCGTGTTCTTCAAAAGGGAGTTCAACCGTAACTGGCCCTTCCTCGTCGGATTCGCCATCACCGGAACCATCATCTCCAAGTTCTTACCTAGCGATTCGAGTTCCGAGTTTCTTCTGGGTCAGTGGGTCGGAATGTGCGCTTCTTGGTGA